A segment of the Picrophilus oshimae DSM 9789 genome:
ATAACCTTGTATTGATCGGATCTTGTCATTAAATCGTTTATTATATTTTTTTGCGTTCCATCATTATAAAGTGCCTCATAGCATCTCTTCATTGCAAGTGCTGCAGCCCGGAATGCGGTAACAGGGAATATAACAAACCTGTATCCAAGCTTTTTAAATTCATCTGCAGTTATAAACGGTGTTTTTCCGAATTCTGTCATATTTGCAAGAAGCGGTGCCTTTACCATAGATGAAAAGTACCTGAATTCATCCTTTGTTTTTAATGCCTCTGGAAATATTATATCGGCGCCAGCCTCAATGTACATCTTTGCACGTTCAATTGCATCGTCAATACCTGTTACACCCCTGGCATCGGTCCTTGCTATTATCAATGCATTTTTTCTGGCCATGTCTGCAGCCTTTATCTTTTCAACCATGTTTGATGCATCTATTATTTCCTTTCCGTCAAGGTGGCCGCACCTCTTTGGCATCTTTTGATCCTCTATTTGAATGGCGTCTGCGCCCGCCCTTTCAAGAACCTTAAATGTCCTGTATACTGACAGGGCCTCGCCAAAGCCTGTATCGGCATCAACAATGATCTTTATGTCTGAAACCTCTTTTATGATTCTTACAGAATTCTCAAGCTCAGTTAATGATATCAGGCCAAGGTCCGGAAGGCCCATCGATGATGTCAGTGCACCCCCGGACAGGTAGCCTGCAATAAAGCCTGATTGCCTGGCCAGCCTTGCGGAGAAACCGTTAAATATACCAGGAACGGTTAAAAAATCATAATCAAGAAGATCATTCAATCTCTATCGCCTCCATGGAATCTAAATGCCATAGTTTATCAAGTAATTTTTTGTTATTTGTTAATTTAATGAATTTTCCCTCTATTGAGCTTAAACTCATTGGCCTTTTATAATGGCCCTCAGGTATATCTATATATTTTTCAATATCGTCGTTTATTACAATCTTTATTGGCAGTTTCTCTGGATACTCATTTGTGTATTTATAATCCTCTATGATGTTTATTTTTTTCATTAAATCACGGGCCTTCCTGTATTCGTTAATATTATAGTTCTCCAGCCAGAATGATCTGTTTATCATTGTTGAGGCTATTATAAACGGCAGGCTATGATCGGCAGTCTCCTTGTTTTCAGGGTTCCATTTGCTCTTGTCTGCAAGTATGGATATTGCCGCCTCGTATGTGTAAACATCAATTTTTTTGATTTTGTCAACGCTTATTTTATTTGATAGGTATAATGATGCAGCCACTGCGGCCTGTGCATGGTACTCAACAGGATACTTTTTTATATACGTTTTTTTCATGTAATTTACATCGAGATCATCAAAAACGTTTTTGTTTATGTCCCTGGCTATTATATTTACAAAGCCAAGCTCACCGCTAAGCGGCGTCTTCGTCGACGTGAATCCATGTAGCGTTGCAAGGGCTGCGAAAATGGAGTTTCTTGATGATTCCGCGGTTGCACCAGCCTTCCACATTGTAAGGCTTCCTACCCTGCTCTCCCGCAATGCTATATGCGGTACCAGCGCTATTGATATCGTGTTTATTGTCTGATCAATATCAAAGTTTAATAATGATGATAAAGCTGCTGCCATGCCGATCTCTGTAAAATTAACATGATCGTAACCCTTCTTTCTTAATGTCGTTGAATCGCAGAATTTCATTGAAACCGCATAGCCGACTGCAGCGGCCTTTATTATATCCCTGCCGGTTTTTTTAAACAATGATGCCGCGGAGATTATTGTCCCGAACATATCACTGGGATGCAATGGCTCCAGGGAAAGGTATGTATCATTAAAATCCAGATATCTTATTAAAAGCGAGTTTATAAATGCGGAAAGTCCTGGTTCTGTATTTTTTATTCCAAATGTAAGTGCATTGCCCTGTGAATAATCTGCAAGATGTTTTATTGCATTGTATGCAGGTGAATCCATGGATGCATAGGCAACGCCAACGGCGTCAACAAAGCGCTTTTTTATTTCATTTACTGTATCATCATCAAGATCTTCATATTTTGATCTTACAACAAAATCTGCAATTTTATCCTCAATCATAAAAGTGTATGTATAAAAAACATATATTGTTTTTTAAAGGTAAATATCTTTTAAAAAAGCTTTAGATATAAAATGATATTAAGTTTTATGTTTGATATAGATGGTTTTGATGATAAGAATCTCCATTTTTCATGGAATGCAATTAATAAGCCTGTTATTTACATAAACGATGGTGACGTTTTAAATATAAATATACCGGACTCATCAACGAATCAGATCAGGTACGATTCAAGGGATATGAAAATAGATAACTCAAGGGTTGATGCGGCAGTTGGGCCTGTTTATATAAATGGTTCAGAGCCTGGCGATGCCATAGAGGTTGAGATATATGATATAAAAACAGGAGGATGGGGCTGGAGTGCCATAATAAATAATTTTGGCCTTTTAAAAAATAGATACAATGAAAGGTTATTTATCTGGGACATTGAAAATGGTTATGCCAGGGGAGTAAACTTTCTAAAAGGCATTAAAATACCATTGAACCCATTTATAGGCATAATTGGCACGGCACCTGCGCTTGGAAAATATGAGATGATACCGCCACAGCACTTTGGTGGCAACATGGATAACCGATTAATAAGATCTGGATCAAAGGTTTTGCTCCCTGTAAACGTTAATGGTGGGCTCATATCATTTTCGGATCCGCATGCATCCCAGGGCGATGGCGAGGTCTGTGGAACCGCAATAGAAACCTCCGCTGTTTTAAAAATAAAAATTAGGTTAATAAAGAATCGCAATTTAAAAACACCGATAATATACTCAAATGAGAACTATTCAGGGAATGTAATAGCAACGACCGGAATAAATAATGATATTTATAAGGCGGCAGTGGAGGCAACATCAGAGATGATAAATTACCTATCAAGGGAGCTAAACATAACAGAGGAGGAATCTTACATATTATGCAGTGTTGCCGGCAATCTCAGGATAAGTGAGATTGTTGATGAGCCAAACTTTGTTGTTTCCATGGTGATGCCAGAGAATGTAATATCAAAATGAATTAATATAAAGATATATAATATTATTACATTTGCATTCATGGATGTATTAATATCATGCATGGATTACCGCTTATCCAGATATCTTGAGAACAGGGCGGATATAATAATAAGAAACGCCGGCGGCGTAATCTATGATATAATAGAAAAAATAAAATCGCTTAAACCTGACAGGATTATATACATGCCACACAGTGATTGTGCTGCAATGAAGCTTGCAGGCAGAATTTTAAACAACGATGTTGAATGCGATTTTGACGTTTACAAACATCTTGCAGTGCATTTCAAAGGTGTTTCAGACATGGAAAGATACAATTACGAGCATGGGCTATCATTATTAAAAGAGTATTTTAACAATGTACATGGAGAATTTATAGATACAAAAGCCATAGAATGGCCTGCCAGGAGGCCGTACTATAAATTGCTTAAAAGCTCTGATAAATATGATGATTTGGACGGATATTATATAATACAGGCCCCGGATCAATCCTGGGTGGAGAATGATATAAAAATAGCAAAAATGCTTGGTCTATCAGAGAAATAAAGCGGGCCCGCCGGGATTTGAACCCGGGTCCTCGGCTTCGAAGGCCAACAGGATATCCTAACTACCCCACGGGCCCGCTACATAATCGTTATAAACAATTTAAATTATTCCAGTGTATTCTGGGTTTCGTTTCCGTCCGGAAATATGTAATCGAGTTTCCTGTATTTTATATAATCAAAGAGATTGTAAAGTCCCCTGCCCTGATATAATAATTTTTCTGCCGTCTTAAAATTGAAGCACAGGCTGCATCTTGTTATATAGCCCTTGTGCAAATAGCATAGATTATCCTCATTGAAAATGCAAAGCTCCTCGATGGATTTTTCCATGAAATAATATAATTTAATAATATTAAACCTTTATGAAGATTCTTTTTCCTGAATAGGACAATCTTGAAACCCCGAATTCAGGCATTTCCTTTAATTTTTCAATTGAAAATACAGGCCCCTCCGTGCAGAGCTGTATCCCGGAAATGGAGCATGAATCGCAGATGCCGACAGCACACTTCATCTCACGCTCAAGCGAGAACTCTGCCCTTACA
Coding sequences within it:
- the prpB gene encoding methylisocitrate lyase, which encodes MNDLLDYDFLTVPGIFNGFSARLARQSGFIAGYLSGGALTSSMGLPDLGLISLTELENSVRIIKEVSDIKIIVDADTGFGEALSVYRTFKVLERAGADAIQIEDQKMPKRCGHLDGKEIIDASNMVEKIKAADMARKNALIIARTDARGVTGIDDAIERAKMYIEAGADIIFPEALKTKDEFRYFSSMVKAPLLANMTEFGKTPFITADEFKKLGYRFVIFPVTAFRAAALAMKRCYEALYNDGTQKNIINDLMTRSDQYKVINYDFYANMDGKIADWRHANGR
- a CDS encoding MmgE/PrpD family protein, with amino-acid sequence MIEDKIADFVVRSKYEDLDDDTVNEIKKRFVDAVGVAYASMDSPAYNAIKHLADYSQGNALTFGIKNTEPGLSAFINSLLIRYLDFNDTYLSLEPLHPSDMFGTIISAASLFKKTGRDIIKAAAVGYAVSMKFCDSTTLRKKGYDHVNFTEIGMAAALSSLLNFDIDQTINTISIALVPHIALRESRVGSLTMWKAGATAESSRNSIFAALATLHGFTSTKTPLSGELGFVNIIARDINKNVFDDLDVNYMKKTYIKKYPVEYHAQAAVAASLYLSNKISVDKIKKIDVYTYEAAISILADKSKWNPENKETADHSLPFIIASTMINRSFWLENYNINEYRKARDLMKKINIIEDYKYTNEYPEKLPIKIVINDDIEKYIDIPEGHYKRPMSLSSIEGKFIKLTNNKKLLDKLWHLDSMEAIEIE
- a CDS encoding acetamidase/formamidase family protein, coding for MFDIDGFDDKNLHFSWNAINKPVIYINDGDVLNINIPDSSTNQIRYDSRDMKIDNSRVDAAVGPVYINGSEPGDAIEVEIYDIKTGGWGWSAIINNFGLLKNRYNERLFIWDIENGYARGVNFLKGIKIPLNPFIGIIGTAPALGKYEMIPPQHFGGNMDNRLIRSGSKVLLPVNVNGGLISFSDPHASQGDGEVCGTAIETSAVLKIKIRLIKNRNLKTPIIYSNENYSGNVIATTGINNDIYKAAVEATSEMINYLSRELNITEEESYILCSVAGNLRISEIVDEPNFVVSMVMPENVISK
- a CDS encoding carbonic anhydrase, with protein sequence MDVLISCMDYRLSRYLENRADIIIRNAGGVIYDIIEKIKSLKPDRIIYMPHSDCAAMKLAGRILNNDVECDFDVYKHLAVHFKGVSDMERYNYEHGLSLLKEYFNNVHGEFIDTKAIEWPARRPYYKLLKSSDKYDDLDGYYIIQAPDQSWVENDIKIAKMLGLSEK